In a single window of the Debaryomyces hansenii CBS767 chromosome A complete sequence genome:
- a CDS encoding DEHA2A10846p (similar to CA3178|IPF19974 Candida albicans IPF19974), which translates to MGLPLTLPYVILTLKEFIIVWLNQVLYYNEIYPLEIYDKLKSFDTIVYQSRNPALNKYVEDLVNEFLQILVNGDGHDNGGKVNQILILLYDVKSNKTKKKYVVKFNEMINLGASINDLNFLYSVHEKDSESLLEPVIEIPSFTWDEIYSQFKSILFSQIEELKVQKNGSENDDLFFKVIVDLEDSINLNVSINAETNSQHSNWVKTSVTSEDSKQRKTKVVPIGEVSVGFICIDMYNEYTKRVNA; encoded by the coding sequence ATGGGTTTGCCTCTAACGCTACCATACGTAATTTTAACACTCAAGGAGTTCATAATCGTATGGCTTAATCAGGTGCTATACTACAATGAAATTTATCCTTTGGAGATATATGACAAGCTAAAATCGTTTGACACTATTGTATATCAATCAAGGAATCCTgctttaaataaatatgtcGAAGATTTAGTAAATGAGTTCTTACAAATTCTAGTGAATGGTGATGGTCATGATAATGGAGGGAAAGTGAACCAAATACTAATATTACTATATGACGTAAAgtcaaataaaacaaaaaaaaaatacgtGGtaaaatttaatgaaatgaTCAATCTAGGCGCCAGtatcaatgatttaaattttttatacCTGGTTCATGAAAAAGATTCAGAAAGTCTTTTAGAACCAGTTATAGAAATACCGAGTTTTACATGggatgaaatatattcacAATTTAAGTCTATTCTATTCTCGCAAatcgaagaattgaagGTACAGAAAAATGGTTCAGAGAACGATgatcttttcttcaaagtGATAGTAGACTTGGAAGAttctattaatttgaatgtAAGCATTAATGCTGAGACTAATAGTCAGCACTCAAACTGGGTTAAGACGAGTGTAACAAGTGAAGACAGTAAGCAAAGGAAGACAAAAGTTGTCCCTATTGGAGAAGTTAGTGTTGGATTTATCTGTATTGATATGTACAATGAGTATACCAAAAGGGTAAATGCGTAA
- a CDS encoding DEHA2A10868p (similar to uniprot|P14242 Saccharomyces cerevisiae YNL082W PMS1 Required for mismatch repair in mitosis and meiosis) has translation MAIQNINAGDIQRITSGQVIIDLVSIVKELVENSIDASSSKIEVLFKNSGLDSIEIIDDGIGIGEDDFTSVCLKHCTSKLSTFEQLSEVNTLGFRGEALSSLCSVSNLRITTCTKENYPRATELKYNAMGVLINKKKVIGGIKGTSILVSSLFHNLPVRQKNLQKNLKREYNKAVSLLINYIIINPNIRFTVYNINPKTSKKNLIIGTKGTGSSTILDNVVNIFGSNGAYGLIPIDLSVDDIDVKFRLNRGDFPTHKKLNVQFKGYISNSSFGLGRSSGDRQYLFINGRPIIFKKFLKTINEVYKSFNHVQFPVVILNVIIDTEFLDINVTPDKRVIMIQNEDLINDILRNEVTKFFDTQNTVIPKNKSSGISLSDEKSSVSSNSTQANKVTEVVSNVNETSREAEVQKNLMVTRKREHNENETDEEAGEKKVQEENDEEEEEEEEEEVEVEDVQETIDEEEEEAEAEAEEAEEEQEDEEEEENEKEIMNLDEEVDEINDDSNSSRNKIIDNDLLVTRGTRTIGIGNNHKTQRTRDKLLSDLGVVEVGSSSTNNRRNRNNNIENEQSSDNEDVSQILNERGVEKQHNNSLEFNDSNIHESTRISLKRNRDEQLFVSESDDEPKNGNKVLDLSSFKNNASEPKRLSQQIQPDVTDNLRISIGDREVEERPIKRTKTMVSRDEITFNEDPAVITKHTSKSYVHNLSTTLDVDLQHIYSELEKHEASGKSQEDSSRNIAIDNIESTKEAEEKLSYTISKSDFLEMRLIGQFNLGFILVTLNSSNNLFIIDQHASDEKYNFEKLTEITTFQNQTLVIPKTIELNAIDEMIVMDNLSVFKQNGFVIQVEEDNPPGKRIKLISLPVSKNVLFDISDFHELIHLINTHNSTSNEGIKCSKIRSLLAMRACRSSIMIGQHLNRKTMTKILTNLSKLDKPWNCPHGRPTMRHLTELQKWSSFKDDYQL, from the coding sequence ATGGCCATTCAGAATATAAATGCTGGTGATATACAGAGAATTACTTCTGGTCAAGTCATTATTGATTTGGTATCAATCGTGAAGGAATTAGTGGAAAATTCAATAGACGCAAGCAGCTCCAAAATAGAGGTACTTTTCAAGAACAGTGGACTAGATTCAATTGAGATAATCGATGATGGTATTGGAATTGGAGAAGATGATTTTACTTCAGTATGTTTAAAGCATTGTACCTCAAAGCTTTCTACGTTTGAACAATTAAGTGAAGTTAATACTTTGGGCTTTCGAGGAGAAGCATTGAGCTCATTATGCTCGGTATCAAACTTAAGAATTACAACTTGTACCAAGGAAAATTATCCCAGGGCAACTGAATTGAAGTATAATGCAATGGGTgtattgataaataaaaagaaagtCATCGGGGGCATCAAGGGAACGTCAATTTTAGTATCTAGCttatttcataatttgCCAGTTAGACAAAAGAACttacaaaaaaatttgaaaagagaATACAATAAAGCAGTGAGTCTTTTAATCAACTATATCATAATAAACCCAAACATAAGGTTTACGGTGTACAATATTAATCCAAAGACCTCAAAGAAAAACTTGATAATTGGCACGAAGGGAACAGGTAGCTCCACTATTCTAGATAATGtggtaaatatttttggaaGTAACGGTGCATATGGCCTAATTCCTATAGATTTGTCGGTAGATGACATAGATGTCAAGTTTAGATTAAACCGGGGTGACTTTCCAACCCATAAGAAGTTAAATGTACAGTTTAAAGGATATATCTCTAACAGTTCGTTTGGGTTGGGCCGATCATCAGGAGATAGgcaatatttatttataaatggaagaccaattatatttaaGAAGTTTTTAAAAACTATAAATGAAGTATATAAGAGCTTCAATCATGTTCAATTTCCAGTGGTCATACTAAATGTAATTATAGACACTGAATTCTTAGACATCAATGTAACCCCAGATAAAAGAGTTATAATGATTCAGAATGAggatttgattaatgatatattaaGAAATGAAGTAACTAAATTTTTTGACACACAGAATACTGTTATTCCTAAGAATAAGAGTTCAGGGATTAGTCTAAGCGACGAAAAAAGCTCAGTTTCTTCCAATTCAACCCAAGCGAATAAAGTCACCGAAGTTGTTTCTAATGTGAATGAAACATCAAGAGAAGCTGAAGTACAAAAAAATCTAATGGTAACAAGAAAACGGGAACACAATGAAAATGAGACGGATGAAGAGGCTGGAGAGAAAAAGGTCCAAGAGGAGAACGATGaggaggaagaagaagaagaagaggaggaAGTAGAAGTAGAGGATGTCCAAGAAACGATTgatgaggaagaagaagaagcagaagcagaagcagaagaggcagaagaagaacaagaagatgaggaagaagaagaaaacgaaAAGGAGATTATGAATTTAGATGAAGAGGTTGATGAAATCAACGATGATAGCAATAGTTCCAGGAACAAGATCatagataatgatttattagttACCAGAGGAACGAGAACAATAGGTATTGGAAATAACCATAAAACACAAAGAACAAGGGATAAACTACTTAGTGATTTGGGCGTTGTTGAAGTTGGCCTGAGTAGTACAAAtaacagaagaaatagaaacaataatatagaaaatgaaCAATCTTCAGACAATGAGGATGTGCTGCAAATATTGAATGAAAGAGGAGTTGAAAAACAACACAATAATAGCCTAGAATTcaatgattcaaatattcatgaATCAACTAGAATCTCATTGAAACGCAATAGAGATGAACAACTATTCGTTTCTGAATCGGACGATGAACCAAAAAATGGCAACAAGGTACttgatttatcatctttcaaaaataatgcATCTGAACCAAAAAGATTACTGCAGCAAATTCAGCCAGATGTTACGGATAATTTGAGAATATCAATAGGTGATCGAGAAGTAGAAGAAAGGCCCATAAAAAGAACCAAAACCATGGTCTCACGGGATGAAATTACATTCAATGAAGACCCTGCTGTTATTACTAAACATACATCTAAGTCTTACGTACATAATCTATCAACTACGCTAGATGTTGATTTGCAACATATCTATTCAGAGCTTGAAAAGCATGAGGCCTCAGGAAAGAGTCAAGAAGATTCTTCTAGAAATATAgcaattgataatatcGAATCTACTAAAGAAGCGGAAGAAAAGTTGTCCTACACGATTCTGAAATCGGACTTCCTCGAAATGAGACTTATTGGACAATTCAATCTAGGCTTTATTTTAGTTACTTTGAATTCATCCAATAAcctatttattattgatcaaCATGCTTCTGACGAGAAATACAATTTCGAAAAATTGACGGAGATTACCACTTTCCAGAATCAAACTCTCGTTATTCCGAAAACCATCGAGCTCAATGCAATCGACGAGATGATTGTAATGGATAACCTTTCTGTATTTAAACAGAATGGATTCGTAATACAagtagaagaagataatcCTCCAGGTAAACGTATCAAACTCATATCGCTACCTGTTCTGAAAAATGTTCTATTTGATATTAGTGATTTCCATGAACTTATACACCTCATCAACACCCACAATTCCACCAGTAATGAGGGTATCAAATGTTCCAAAATAAGATCTTTATTGGCTATGAGAGCATGTAGAAGTAGTATAATGATTGGCCAACATTTGAACAGAAAGACTATGACAAAAATACTCACAAATCTAAGTAAGCTAGATAAGCCTTGGAACTGTCCTCACGGAAGACCTACAATGAGACATTTAACAGAACTACAGAAGTGGTCTAGCTTTAAAGACGATTACCAATTATGA
- a CDS encoding DEHA2A10890p (similar to CA1121|IPF6730 Candida albicans IPF6730) has protein sequence MSLARPGVYSRIKERKSRRTHKNSRDGCPNCKAKRIKCTEELPSCHNCIKKNYRCGYIEFPEEKLELLRKKNEKKKEEHNFMKGLPSGGFDPSTPQPQILHPNTSGNSVPNSTTSDAISSLPTSLSPNFRGRQQQQTPHNQSYPPQEGIYDQRNFNQDEVIFKNEFYNNKDSLRMSLFKDTIFRLSKGETGFSVPNATDESIVKAFPSDYESQSMHVNLEGDLNSEENFRMASGQAQISYLDEMGPNDALFNQRTPSDYQAPLSFDWENTPGKFTSIGNEAQFKASNNLSGNKVNFNPLPNAIISRTTFPKLVQAKRLRNTYLERYLNDSNRNVKSLVNLEFNSIFSPVWTNANADSFWVSVYNQAVVLEVYFSFFMDRSLNVLLKTCNVTLNGEIFSNLSESPSYSSISASDTSLSSNASSDDGFFFTKKDLDILTQKSYRYYGALIKDLRKSITDIHIEYPLKISLFSAWSIFFHTQATVETLCLMYNGTSSLLVKVFNDSTSIRDITPTIQVTLETLNGHASAALIPDYNFNIISDIYEDFKEFKTFFMDAQATYIKRYAEGNSEDGRKMRLRSNLEKHDCLELESFLENLVTVIFPTINYINCYYRTNNNVKDTNSNNIYFTSVRLIFDLLVSWFKNYPSDALSMSSSASPVKKTFYLFYSVIGRALTNIISPVRSVLLVDPCNLFCPRVDFDPEIYKVEQINITTDEFHYLRTLSEKMLRTVSFFDYRVLFYSYFLSTNTILNAEYVKPFNIPIQNDNDHYNDIVQLLPKKLDIQEDQIDNFSDITLNANHFPIFDIFHANDEYRSILSHEKQNQQLRKQQLPNEFNYKTGLLTHDFNPSSLFNALKINQQSYWNSNQPTLEETRIRVQNFDYGRQAVANTVKNSLVSNT, from the exons ATGTCGCTTGCGCGTCCAGGAGTATATTCAAGGataaaagaaagaaagagtCGAAGAACTCATAAGAACTCGAGAGATG GGTGCCCAAATTGCAAAGCAAAGAGAATAAAATGCACCGAGGAACTTCCATCATGCCACAATTGTATTAAAAAGAACTATAGATGTGGTTATATTGAGTTCCCCGAGGAAAAGCTCGAGTTGCTTCGTAAGAAAAAtgagaaaaagaaagaggaACATAACTTCATGAAAGGGTTACCTAGTGGTGGTTTCGACCCTTCCACACCACAACCCCAAATTTTACATCCTAATACTTCAGGAAATAGTGTGCCGAATAGCACCACGTCTGATGCTATTTCAAGCCTACCTACATCATTGAGCCCCAATTTTCGAGGTCGTCAGCAACAACAAACCCCACATAATCAATCTTACCCACCGCAAGAAGGGATATATGaccaaagaaattttaatcAAGATGAAGTAATCTTTAAAAACGAGttctataataataaggatTCCTTGAGGATGTCCTTGTTTAAGGACACTATATTTAGATTATCCAAGGGTGAAACCGGATTTTCTGTACCAAATGCGACGGATGAATCGATTGTGAAGGCTTTTCCATCTGATTATGAATCACAATCTATGCATGTGAACCTTGAAGGTGATTTGAACTCAGAGGAAAACTTTCGAATGGCCTCAGGTCAAGCACAAATCCTGTATCTTGACGAGATGGGGCCTAATGATGCTTTATTTAATCAAAGAACTCCTAGCGATTATCAGGCACctctttcttttgattGGGAAAATACTCCAGGTAAATTTACAAGCATAGGCAATGAAGCTCAATTTAAGgcatctaataatttaagTGGAAACAAGGTTAATTTCAATCCACTTCCCAATGCTATTATTAGTCGCACTACGTTTCCAAAGCTTGTACAAGCAAAAAGGTTACGGAACACTTATTTGGAAAGATATTTAAATGATTCTAATAGAAACGTAAAATCATTGGTTAATTTGGAGtttaattctatatttTCACCTGTTTGGACAAACGCCAATGCAGATTCTTTTTGGGTGTCTGTTTATAATCAAGCAGTTGTACTTGAGGTATATTTTTCCTTCTTCATGGATAGATCCTTGAATGttctattgaaaacttgTAATGTTACATTAAATggagaaatattttcaaatttatcagaaAGTCCATCATATTCGTCGATTTCAGCTTCAGATACATCGTTGTCGTCTAATGCTTCGTCAGATGATGGATTCTTTTTCACAAAAAAGGACTTAGATATACTCACGCAGAAATCCTATAGGTATTATGGTGCTTTGATAAAAGACTTACGGAAGTCGATAACTGACATCCACATCGAGTATCCACTAAAAATTTCCCTATTTTCTGCATGgtcaattttctttcataCCCAAGCTACTGTTGAAACTTTATGTCTCATGTACAATGGTACATCTTCGTTATTAGTGAAGGTTTTTAATGATTCCACTTCTATTCGGGATATAACGCCCACAATTCAAGTCACACTAGAAACCTTAAATGGACATGCGCTGGCAGCTTTGATTCCTGACTATAATTTTAACATCATCCTGGATATATATGAAGATTTCAAGGAATTCAAGACATTTTTCATGGATGCTCAAGCTACTTATATTAAAAGATATGCAGAAGGAAACTCAGAAGACGGAAGGAAAATGCGATTAAGAAGTAACTTGGAAAAACATGATTGCTTAGAACTAGAGCTGTTTTTAGAAAATCTTGTTACTGTAATTTTCCCAACGATAAACTACATTAATTGCTATTATAGAACTAATAACAATGTCAAAGATACCAATAGCaacaatatttatttcacATCCGTGAGGTTAATCTTCGATTTATTAGTTTCCTGGTTCAAAAATTATCCTTCTGATGCTCTTTCAATGAGCTCAAGTGCTTCCCCGGTTAAGAAAACcttttatttgttttattcTGTTATAGGAAGAGCCTTGACTAATATCATTTCGCCTGTGAGAAGTGTATTACTTGTGGATCCATGCAATCTCTTCTGTCCCAGAGTTGATTTTGATCCAGAGATTTATAAAGTTGAGCAGATAAACATAACGACTGAcgaatttcattatttgcGTACTCTATCGGAAAAAATGTTGCGAACGGTGtcattttttgattataGAGTTTTGTTCTATTCTTATTTCTTATCAACGAATACTATTTTAAATGCAGAATATGTGAAACCATTCAACATACCCATTCAAAATGACAATGATCATTATAACGATATCGTACAATTACTACCAAAAAAATTGGACATACAAGAGgatcaaattgataatttctcCGATATAACCCTTAATGCAAACCACTTTCCCATATTTGATATCTTCCACGCTAATGATGAATACAGGTCGATTCTTAGCCACGAAAaacaaaatcaacaacTCAGAAAACAACAACTTCCAAACGAATTCAACTACAAGACTGGTCTATTAACTCACGACTTTAACCCTCTGTCGTTATTTAACGCgttaaaaataaatcaacagTCGTACTGGAATTCAAACCAGCCAACCCTCGAAGAAACAAGAATCAGAGTCCAGAACTTTGATTACGGCAGACAGGCGGTAGCCAATACCGTAAAAAATTCCTTAGTTTCAAATACTTAA
- a CDS encoding DEHA2A10912p (similar to CA0471|CaECM22 Candida albicans CaECM22): protein MERTNYQLDTDASAPDINDIMKDGLNFKDDASAIGKIPGTKNKETEEKGDKGENETQGARRRKHKNSKNGCPNCKKRRVKCSETLPACSNCVRRKVRCGYLDYTEEQLKDLTQSKFVLEQVDDLRGDQGKREDESRNSSLRSSETQYPSPSSLNALKTSNSFPMGQGGAIDQISDTTYNHGFRWDDHLAGGYDMGVNNVLNFQGNLTFTEGDNLVSSSEYPVIYPVYSIKNPNPHGSRIPGETDLHNMNPSFRPSRDVFNSGAFSSNKSPVSWNDSVISPHTSDYFETSGSSIHSHEKALPGAIEKPTTFKRIDMPNINYNQLIHDLMLKFGPQLATGTCSLEDNRYLYSIWLHSFIHYSFTQKLMFGCMINFTTNYLISNCWMPQYISGGFTALIDRTKVRNLLISSSIRHYAMAIKELRVYLNKDTDPLVCSSASFVLSLTSIYDPSATLRSMNCFRDGLFSILQHNVAYVTQNGEPLPFMLMMHLEVSKNIVRSVYLPAYNPTFLHEYRSMLKSFGNLLSILGNSSTDAALDTNDIDTQKFIEAKFSDLIVFTNETIDTFLPTINNNLGNLDIQQQALFDILHKWVRIFPAKCMFISNENDPVENILYFFYKCLKKALYAVFPQVKYFFVREFDSPVTVDISVPEEDFEIYSKGIENPETCCYSLQSYNQVKDQLKVLSSYSIRVNIFLQKRMEILNRTVIFDWSIKEAFPIDDIKCFRNSVTDIAKLRNDFKSSVQIHELPISSFATTFIKPEHYPRRYEYVINEMNNNEFREEVDLLTLTNNGLLVNDYEAQ, encoded by the coding sequence ATGGAAAGGACAAATTACCAATTGGATACGGACGCTTCAGCGCCAGATATCAACGATATTATGAAGGACGGattaaatttcaaagacGACGCTAGTGCGATAGGCAAGATACCAGGGACGAAGAATAAAGAGACTGAGGAAAAAGGTGACAAAGGTGAAAACGAAACGCAGGGGGCCAGAAGACGGAAACATAAAAACTCGAAAAATGGATGTCCTAATTGTAAAAAAAGACGGGTGAAATGTTCAGAGACTTTACCGGCATGCTCCAACTGTGTTAGGCGTAAAGTGAGATGTGGATACCTAGACTATACAGAAGAGCAGCTCAAGGACCTCACACAGTCGAAATTTGTCTTGGAGCAGGTCGACGATCTTAGAGGCGATCAAGGTAAAAGAGAAGATGAGTCGAGGAATTCATCTCTTAGGTCGAGCGAAACGCAATACCCGTCACCATCGTCATTAAACGCATTAAAAACGTCGAATTCGTTTCCCATGGGTCAAGGTGGAGCGATCGACCAAATCTCAGATACTACATATAACCATGGCTTTAGGTGGGACGACCATTTAGCCGGTGGTTATGATATGGGTGTGAATAATGTATTGAATTTTCAGGGTAATTTAACATTCACTGAGGGCGATAATCTTGTGAGTTCATCAGAGTATCCTGTCATTTATCCCGTGTATTCAATTAAGAACCCAAATCCACATGGGTCTCGTATACCAGGCGAGACGGATCTTCATAACATGAACCCTTCTTTCAGACCTTCAAGGGACGTATTTAATAGCGGAGCATTCAGCTCTAATAAACTGCCGGTTCTGTGGAATGACTCAGTTATTTCGCCACATACTTCAGACTATTTTGAGACTTCTGGCAGTCTGATACATAGTCATGAAAAGGCATTACCAGGAGCAATTGAAAAACCCACAACCTTCAAGAGGATAGACATGCCTAACATTAATTACAACCAATTAATACATGATTTAATGTTAAAGTTTGGTCCTCAACTAGCAACAGGTACTTGTTCTTTAGAAGATAATAGATATTTGTACTCCATTTGGTTGCATtcatttattcattattcttttaCACAAAAATTGATGTTTGGCTGCATGATAAATTTCACTACCAACTATTTGATTTCTAATTGCTGGATGCCACAATACATATCAGGCGGTTTCACAGCATTGATTGATAGGACAAAAGTGCGAAATCTTTTAATATCTAGTTCTATAAGGCACTATGCAATGGCTATTAAAGAATTGCGAGTCTACTTGAATAAAGACACTGATCCTTTGGTGTGTTCCTCAGCATCTTTTGTTTTAAGTTTAACATCAATCTATGATCCGTCTGCAACTTTAAGATCTATGAATTGTTTCAGAGACGGACTTTTCAGCATATTACAACACAATGTGGCATATGTCACTCAAAATGGCGAGCCGCTTCCATTTATGCTAATGATGCATTTAGAAGTGCTGAAAAACATTGTGAGATCAGTTTATTTACCTGCCTACAACCCGACCTTCTTACACGAATATCGCTCAATGTTGAAGTCCTTCGGGAATTTATTGAGTATACTAGGGAATTCATCAACTGATGCCGCCTTGGATACTAATGATATAGATACTCAGAAGTTTATTGAAGCAAAATTTTCTGATTTGATAGTTTTCACGAACGAGACTATTGATACCTTCCTTCCTAcgattaataataatttgggGAATCTAGATATCCAACAGCAAGCGCTATTTGATATATTGCATAAATGGGTAAGAATATTTCCAGCGAAATGTAtgtttatttcaaatgaaaatgatccagttgaaaatatattgtatttcttcTACAAGTGCCTCAAAAAAGCATTATATGCGGTCTTTCCTCAGGTTAAGTACTTTTTTGTTAGAGAGTTTGATAGCCCAGTAACAGTGGATATCAGTGTTCCTGaggaagattttgaaatatatctGAAAGGTATCGAAAATCCGGAGACTTGTTGCTACTCTCTCCAATCATATAACCAAGTCAAGGACCAATTAAAAGTTTTGAGTAGTTACTCAATTAGggttaatatatttttacaGAAACGGATGGAAATTCTCAATAGGACGGTAATTTTTGACTGGTCAATTAAAGAGGCGTTCCCTATTGATGATATAAAATGCTTTAGAAATAGTGTAACAGATATTGCAAAACTACGGAATGATTTCAAACTGAGTGTACAAATTCATGAATTACCAATATCTTCTTTCGCAACCACGTTCATTAAGCCTGAACATTACCCGAGACGCTATGAGTATGTCATTAAcgaaatgaataataacGAATTTAGGgaagaagttgatttaCTCACATTGACAAATAATGGTTTGTTAGTCAATGATTATGAAGCacaataa
- a CDS encoding DEHA2A10934p (weakly similar to uniprot|P53934 Saccharomyces cerevisiae YNL092W Putative S-adenosylmethionine-dependent methyltransferase of the seven beta-strand family), with amino-acid sequence MNGQLEQEEDQNLEEYKALTSTLSSFYNFHKWEYEELIKPRNIKQASLSEQELELIPWYPKHTSDLEMAIGINEEFTKSLAMNIAADWGVSSNAQEWAACSDSDYDKVRSTLLQLSREWSTDGEKEREITFGRIIKELTDRFPNEKERQNIKILVPGCGLGRLVLDLVKEGFWCQGNEFSYHMLLTSNFMLNHCKFANNYSILPFVHKQSHVIKRLNQLRPITIPDVNPTSIHELATKNPEIPYGDLMSMTAGSFVDLYGPPNLMYSETYSSDPVANQFRNENHERFDVLTTCFFLDTASNIIDYLKAIFHCLKPGGIWINFGPLLWHFEDDSQTHFVTKQLSKGGALQSIPTIMKGLELTREDLIELVKKIGFIFEKHESDIETSYSSDIRSLGTYVYKCESWVCRKPSSI; translated from the coding sequence ATGAACGGTCAATtggaacaagaagaagatcagAATTTAGAGGAGTATAAAGCCTTAACTTCAACGTTACTGAGTTTTTATAACTTCCATAAATGGgaatatgaagaattgatcaaaCCAAGAAATATCAAACAAGCATCTCTAAGTGAGCAAGAACTAGAATTAATACCATGGTATCCCAAGCATACAAGTGATTTAGAAATGGCAATTGGTATAAACGAGGAGTTCACTAAATCCTTAGCGATGAACATTGCTGCAGATTGGGGGGTCTCGTCTAATGCACAAGAGTGGGCTGCCTGTTCCGACTCTGATTATGATAAAGTAAGGTCGACCTTGCTACAGTTATCTCGTGAATGGAGTACTGATGGAGAAAAGGAGCGTGAGATAACGTTCGGGCGTATAATAAAGGAACTAACTGATCGATTTCctaatgaaaaagaaagacaGAATATTAAAATCTTAGTTCCCGGTTGTGGTTTGGGCAGATTAGTTTTAGATCTTGTTAAAGAGGGATTTTGGTGTCAAGGGAACGAATTCAGCTATCATATGCTTCTTACATCAAACTTCATGCTAAACCACTGTAAATTTGCCAATAATTACTCCATACTTCCGTTTGTGCATAAACAATCACACGTTATTAAACGTTTAAACCAATTACGTCCAATAACAATCCCCGATGTCAATCCTACATCTATCCATGAACTAGCAACGAAGAATCCCGAAATACCCTATGGAGATTTAATGTCTATGACTGCCGGTTCCTTTGTTGACTTATACGGGCCACCTAACTTAATGTACTCAGAAACATATTCAAGCGACCCAGTTGCCAATCAATTCCGTAACGAAAACCACGAACGATTTGATGTACTCACAACTTGTTTTTTCCTTGACACTGCATCCAACATAATTGACTACTTGAAGGCTATCTTCCATTGCCTAAAACCAGGTGGTATCTGGATTAACTTTGGGCCACTTTTATGGCATTTCGAAGATGATTCACAAACTCATTTCGTCACCAAACAATTGAGTAAAGGTGGGGCACTACAGTCAATCCCAACTATTATGAAAGGGTTGGAACTTACACGAGAGGATCTAATAGAGTTGGTAAAAAAGATCGGCTTCATCTTTGAAAAGCATGAAAGTGACATTGAGACCTCTTATTCCAGTGACATAAGATCCTTGGGCACTTATGTTTATAAATGTGAGTCTTGGGTTTGCAGGAAACCATCTTCTATATAA
- a CDS encoding DEHA2A10956p (similar to uniprot|P36017 Saccharomyces cerevisiae YOR089C VPS21 Rab5-like GTPase involved in vacuolar protein sorting and endocytosis post vesicle internalization), translated as MSFPNPATSVKLVLLGEAAVGKSSLVLRFVSNDFQENKEPTIGAAFLTQKCTIGDRTIKYEIWDTAGQERFQSLAPMYYRNAQAALVVYDITKPASFIKARHWVKELHEQASKDITIALVGNKYDLAENDNENEESLRKVSIEEGKNLAEEEGLLFFETSAKSSYNVNDVFVGIGSKIPDTSANSGTASGLNVNGQSNNEGRIDLSAGSNNNRGGADACAC; from the coding sequence ATGAGTTTCCCAAATCCCGCAACGTCCGTTAAGTTAGTTTTGCTAGGCGAAGCTGCTGTTGGTAAATCATCTTTGGTCTTAAGATTCGTGAGCAACGATTTCCAAGAAAACAAGGAGCCAACTATAGGAGCAGCATTTTTAACTCAAAAGTGTACTATTGGAGATCGTACCATTAAATATGAGATATGGGATACAGCAGGACAAGAGAGATTCCAATCATTAGCCCCTATGTACTACAGAAATGCACAAGCAGCATTAGTTGTGTACGATATCACTAAACCAGCATCATTCATTAAAGCCAGGCATTGGGTCAAGGAATTACACGAACAAGCCTCTAAAGACATAACGATTGCTTTGGTGGGTAATAAGTATGATTTAGCAGAGAATGACaacgaaaatgaagaaagcTTGAGGAAAGTTAgtattgaagaaggaaaGAACCTCgctgaagaagaaggattattatttttcgAAACTAGTGCCAAATCCTCATATAATGTCAATGATGTGTTCGTTGGAATAGGTAGCAAAATTCCTGATACGAGTGCTAACCTGGGCACAGCTTCGGGATTGAATGTCAATGGACAgtctaataatgaaggGAGAATTGATTTAAGTGCTGGATCAAATAACAATCGTGGTGGTGCTGATGCATGTGCTTGTTAG